A stretch of the Malus domestica chromosome 08, GDT2T_hap1 genome encodes the following:
- the LOC103421371 gene encoding uncharacterized protein isoform X2 produces MESLPKNEVMTEELSVQLVTDDKQEQRMEMEDQGEGEGEGEGEDERMSVRWWMRMMLGMDEDKSEGEGGGSERISLFDRSQDKIMNSDQGEGEGEGEGEGEGEDEDERMNVRWWMRMMLGMDADESEGEGSERISLFDRSQNEIMKLIFAVNYRVPDEGHASFDVHAIFSTSQKIIKDSAAKIIHSIIEQGSGFNDVEKPKASSSLCTLINSFGCKMSCKSPGDETAFESRTEEILTRLSSYPCEVQVVLALAVFALEYEECSSQLSKKSTTLKRQDAVVELNNLVNQALQVIEHILELEKLISGDRDSEPKLARVVMDTPFNAYWSIITLVACATELSLLTGDEDIELYDLSHFSQKMGFILNKLEGQLAVCQQEKEEAKAKEKFWELIRTAPPEITEVFQRLVLFEHKAYPQPPIISVDPTNKKVFNINVLEGKRVLFYISSLDNVSDQDISCLKEVYERIEKHNKCVIVWIPVVEDWTEGGEEQFKEWRSKMPWYAVQYFSPPAIGYLEQRWNFKGNPMVVVMNQKGRVVLTGNIINLIRMQATEAITTRHSFCTNHARYGTTAAAVEVLKSLTCPQQSTNTDATPVLLNGSNEQVNIDIELKWKGLFLLLSDVGIEDCYTSYLKPVYEGIRKYPSNRIVWVPVVEQWNQDKEKQLEMSRLKMPWYTLKWVSTKAAIEYMKKEWKYKGKPAVVVMTREGMVKNKNAFPMIKDRGMDAFPFFE; encoded by the exons ATGGAAAGCCTACCAAAAAATGAGGTCATGACCGAGGAGTTGTCTGTCCAACTAGTAACCGATGATAAGCAAGAGCAACGCATGGAGATGGAGGATCAGGGTGAGGGTGAGGGTGAGGGTGAGGGTGAGGATGAGAGGATGAGTGTGAGGTGGTGGATGAGGATGATGTTGGGGATGGATGAGGATAAGAGTGAAGGTGAAGGTGGAGGTAGTGAACGGATCAGCCTTTTCGACAGGTCTCAAGACAAAATCATGAATAGTGATCAGGGTGAGGGTGAGGGTGAGGGTGAGGGTGAGGGTGAGGgtgaggatgaggatgagagGATGAATGTGAGGTGGTGGATGAGGATGATGTTGGGGATGGATGCGGATGAGAGTGAAGGTGAAG GTAGTGAACGGATCAGCCTTTTCGACAGGTCTCAAAACGAAATTATGAAGCTCATTTTTGCAGTTAATTACCGTGTTCCTGATGAGGGCCATGCCAGCTTTGATGTTCATGCTATTTTCTCGACTAGTCAGAAAATCATTAAGGATTCGGCGGCCAAGATCATTCACAGTATTATTGAGCAG GGCAGCGGATTTAATGATGTTGAAAAACCCAAGGCCAGCTCCAGCTTGTGCACTCTCATTAACTCCTTTGGCTGCAAG ATGTCGTGTAAGAGTCCAGGTGATGAAACTGCCTTTGAATCACGTACGGAAGAAATACTTACAAGACTATCAAGTTATCCATGTGAAGTACAGGTAGTATTGGCCCTGGCGGTTTTTGCTTTGGAATATGAAGAATGTTCCAGCCAACTTTCCAAGAAATCGACAACGCTGAAACGCCAAGATGCAGTAGTTGAGCTTAACAATCTGGTCAACCAAGCGTTACAAGTGATTGAGCACATCCTTGAGTTGGAGAAACTAATTTCTGGTGATCGAGACAGTGAACCAAAATTGGCGAGGGTAGTTATGGATACCCCATTTAATGCCTACTGGTCAATCATAACTCTTGTAGCTTGCGCAACTGAGCTCTCTCTTCTTACCGGTGATGA GGACATTGAGTTATATGATCTATCCcatttttctcaaaaaatgggCTTCATCCTCAACAAGCTTGAGGGACAGCTTGCAGTCTGCCAACAAGAAAAAG AGGAGGCAAAGGCCAAGGAAAAGTTTTGGGAACTTATACGCACTGCCCCTCCTGAAATTACCGAGGTTTTCCAAAGGCTGGTTCTTTTCGAGCATAAAGCGTATCCGCAGCCTCCCATCATCAGTGTTGATCCCACTAACAAGAAG GTTTTTAACATCAATGTGCTAGAGGGGAAGCGGGTGTTATTTTACATTTCAAGCCTGGACAATGTTTCTGATCAAGATATTTCATGCCTCAAAGAAGTGTATGAGAGAATCGAAAAGCATAACAAGTGTGTGATTGTGTGGATCCCTGTTGTTGAGGACTGGACTGAAGGAGGAGAAGAGCAGTTTAAGGAATGGAGGTCTAAGATGCCATGGTACGCGGTGCAATATTTTTCGCCCCCAGCCATTGGGTACCTTGAGCAGCGGTGGAACTTCAAAGGTAACCCTATGGTGGTGGTGATGAACCAGAAAGGAAGGGTGGTACTAACCGGCAACATAATCAACTTGATTCGGATGCAAGCAACGGAGGCAATCACAACTCGGCATTCATTTT GTACGAACCATGCCAggtatggaacgactgctgcaGCTGTAGAGGTGTTGAAGAGTTTAACTTGTCCTCAGCAATCCACTAATACTGATGCGACACCTGTCCTTCTTAATGGTTCTAACGAGCAG GTTAATATCGACATTGAGCTGAAGTGGAAGGGTCTGTTTTTGTTACTCTCCGACGTAGGCATTGAAGATTGTTACACTTCATATCTCAAACCAGTGTATGAGGGAATAAGAAAATACCCATCGAATCGGATTGTCTGGGTTCCCGTTGTGGAGCAGTGGAaccaagacaaagaaaaacaacttGAGATGTCGAGGTTGAAGATGCCGTGGTACACATTGAAGTGGGTTTCAACCAAAGCAGCCATCGAGTACATGAAAAAGGAGTGGAAATACAAGGGTAAGCCTGCGGTGGTGGTGATGACCCGTGAAGGTatggtgaaaaataaaaatgcttTCCCCATGATTAAGGACCGTGGAATGGACGCCTTTCCTTTCTTTGAATGA
- the LOC103421371 gene encoding uncharacterized protein isoform X1: protein MESLPKNEVMTEELSVQLVTDDKQEQRMEMEDQGEGEGEGEGEDERMSVRWWMRMMLGMDEDKSEGEGGGSERISLFDRSQDKIMNSDQGEGEGEGEGEGEGEDEDERMNVRWWMRMMLGMDADESEGEGSERISLFDRSQNEIMNSDQGVGEDEGDGEGEGEGEGSERISLFDRPQNEIMNSDQGEDEGEGEGEGEGEGEGSERISLFDRSQNEIMKLIFAVNYRVPDEGHASFDVHAIFSTSQKIIKDSAAKIIHSIIEQGSGFNDVEKPKASSSLCTLINSFGCKMSCKSPGDETAFESRTEEILTRLSSYPCEVQVVLALAVFALEYEECSSQLSKKSTTLKRQDAVVELNNLVNQALQVIEHILELEKLISGDRDSEPKLARVVMDTPFNAYWSIITLVACATELSLLTGDEDIELYDLSHFSQKMGFILNKLEGQLAVCQQEKEEAKAKEKFWELIRTAPPEITEVFQRLVLFEHKAYPQPPIISVDPTNKKVFNINVLEGKRVLFYISSLDNVSDQDISCLKEVYERIEKHNKCVIVWIPVVEDWTEGGEEQFKEWRSKMPWYAVQYFSPPAIGYLEQRWNFKGNPMVVVMNQKGRVVLTGNIINLIRMQATEAITTRHSFCTNHARYGTTAAAVEVLKSLTCPQQSTNTDATPVLLNGSNEQVNIDIELKWKGLFLLLSDVGIEDCYTSYLKPVYEGIRKYPSNRIVWVPVVEQWNQDKEKQLEMSRLKMPWYTLKWVSTKAAIEYMKKEWKYKGKPAVVVMTREGMVKNKNAFPMIKDRGMDAFPFFE from the exons ATGGAAAGCCTACCAAAAAATGAGGTCATGACCGAGGAGTTGTCTGTCCAACTAGTAACCGATGATAAGCAAGAGCAACGCATGGAGATGGAGGATCAGGGTGAGGGTGAGGGTGAGGGTGAGGGTGAGGATGAGAGGATGAGTGTGAGGTGGTGGATGAGGATGATGTTGGGGATGGATGAGGATAAGAGTGAAGGTGAAGGTGGAGGTAGTGAACGGATCAGCCTTTTCGACAGGTCTCAAGACAAAATCATGAATAGTGATCAGGGTGAGGGTGAGGGTGAGGGTGAGGGTGAGGGTGAGGgtgaggatgaggatgagagGATGAATGTGAGGTGGTGGATGAGGATGATGTTGGGGATGGATGCGGATGAGAGTGAAGGTGAAGGTAGTGAACGGATCAGCCTTTTCGACAGGTCTCAAAACGAAATCATGAATAGTGATCAGGGTGTGGGTGAGGATGAGGGTGACGGTGAGGGTGAGGGTGAGGGTGAAGGTAGTGAACGGATCAGCCTTTTCGACAGGCCTCAAAACGAAATCATGAATAGTGATCAGGGTGAGGATGAGGGTGAGGGTGAGGGTGAGGGTGAGGGTGAGGGTGAAGGTAGTGAACGGATCAGCCTTTTCGACAGGTCTCAAAACGAAATTATGAAGCTCATTTTTGCAGTTAATTACCGTGTTCCTGATGAGGGCCATGCCAGCTTTGATGTTCATGCTATTTTCTCGACTAGTCAGAAAATCATTAAGGATTCGGCGGCCAAGATCATTCACAGTATTATTGAGCAG GGCAGCGGATTTAATGATGTTGAAAAACCCAAGGCCAGCTCCAGCTTGTGCACTCTCATTAACTCCTTTGGCTGCAAG ATGTCGTGTAAGAGTCCAGGTGATGAAACTGCCTTTGAATCACGTACGGAAGAAATACTTACAAGACTATCAAGTTATCCATGTGAAGTACAGGTAGTATTGGCCCTGGCGGTTTTTGCTTTGGAATATGAAGAATGTTCCAGCCAACTTTCCAAGAAATCGACAACGCTGAAACGCCAAGATGCAGTAGTTGAGCTTAACAATCTGGTCAACCAAGCGTTACAAGTGATTGAGCACATCCTTGAGTTGGAGAAACTAATTTCTGGTGATCGAGACAGTGAACCAAAATTGGCGAGGGTAGTTATGGATACCCCATTTAATGCCTACTGGTCAATCATAACTCTTGTAGCTTGCGCAACTGAGCTCTCTCTTCTTACCGGTGATGA GGACATTGAGTTATATGATCTATCCcatttttctcaaaaaatgggCTTCATCCTCAACAAGCTTGAGGGACAGCTTGCAGTCTGCCAACAAGAAAAAG AGGAGGCAAAGGCCAAGGAAAAGTTTTGGGAACTTATACGCACTGCCCCTCCTGAAATTACCGAGGTTTTCCAAAGGCTGGTTCTTTTCGAGCATAAAGCGTATCCGCAGCCTCCCATCATCAGTGTTGATCCCACTAACAAGAAG GTTTTTAACATCAATGTGCTAGAGGGGAAGCGGGTGTTATTTTACATTTCAAGCCTGGACAATGTTTCTGATCAAGATATTTCATGCCTCAAAGAAGTGTATGAGAGAATCGAAAAGCATAACAAGTGTGTGATTGTGTGGATCCCTGTTGTTGAGGACTGGACTGAAGGAGGAGAAGAGCAGTTTAAGGAATGGAGGTCTAAGATGCCATGGTACGCGGTGCAATATTTTTCGCCCCCAGCCATTGGGTACCTTGAGCAGCGGTGGAACTTCAAAGGTAACCCTATGGTGGTGGTGATGAACCAGAAAGGAAGGGTGGTACTAACCGGCAACATAATCAACTTGATTCGGATGCAAGCAACGGAGGCAATCACAACTCGGCATTCATTTT GTACGAACCATGCCAggtatggaacgactgctgcaGCTGTAGAGGTGTTGAAGAGTTTAACTTGTCCTCAGCAATCCACTAATACTGATGCGACACCTGTCCTTCTTAATGGTTCTAACGAGCAG GTTAATATCGACATTGAGCTGAAGTGGAAGGGTCTGTTTTTGTTACTCTCCGACGTAGGCATTGAAGATTGTTACACTTCATATCTCAAACCAGTGTATGAGGGAATAAGAAAATACCCATCGAATCGGATTGTCTGGGTTCCCGTTGTGGAGCAGTGGAaccaagacaaagaaaaacaacttGAGATGTCGAGGTTGAAGATGCCGTGGTACACATTGAAGTGGGTTTCAACCAAAGCAGCCATCGAGTACATGAAAAAGGAGTGGAAATACAAGGGTAAGCCTGCGGTGGTGGTGATGACCCGTGAAGGTatggtgaaaaataaaaatgcttTCCCCATGATTAAGGACCGTGGAATGGACGCCTTTCCTTTCTTTGAATGA